One window from the genome of Alphaproteobacteria bacterium encodes:
- a CDS encoding amidohydrolase family protein, with the protein MHIFGPTERHAPITAADYVPADALYEDYIALRLSLGLSRTVVVQPSIYGLDHACTAEAVERLGESGRGVAVLAPDVHDSEIEYLHSIGFRGIRFNLVSSGGVAADAFETMAARVAEYCWHVQVMVTGDAIASLAPRLAGLPVDVVIDHMGRFDAIAEAEPAGFRSLLSLLEGGRCWVKLSGAYRIDFGGAPWPMAAPLAKTLIAAAPERLVWGTDWPHPDLGTSPMPNDAALLDALAAWTAKDALLQRILVDNPAALYDFAPEVGS; encoded by the coding sequence ATGCACATCTTCGGCCCCACCGAGCGCCATGCGCCGATCACCGCAGCCGACTACGTGCCGGCCGATGCGCTATACGAGGACTATATCGCGCTGCGCCTCAGCCTTGGCTTAAGCCGCACGGTAGTCGTACAACCGAGCATCTACGGCCTCGACCACGCCTGCACGGCCGAGGCCGTCGAGCGCCTCGGCGAGAGTGGGCGCGGCGTGGCTGTGCTGGCGCCTGACGTGCATGACAGCGAGATCGAGTACTTGCATTCGATCGGCTTTCGCGGCATCCGCTTCAATCTGGTCAGCAGCGGCGGCGTGGCTGCAGATGCTTTCGAGACCATGGCTGCTCGGGTTGCGGAATATTGCTGGCACGTTCAGGTGATGGTCACGGGCGACGCGATCGCAAGCTTGGCGCCGCGCCTCGCCGGCCTGCCGGTGGACGTGGTGATCGATCACATGGGGCGCTTCGACGCCATAGCCGAGGCCGAGCCGGCGGGCTTTCGCAGTCTGCTCAGCCTGCTCGAAGGCGGGCGTTGCTGGGTCAAGCTGTCGGGAGCCTACCGTATCGATTTCGGGGGAGCGCCCTGGCCGATGGCAGCACCCTTGGCCAAGACCCTGATAGCAGCCGCGCCAGAGCGTCTGGTCTGGGGCACCGACTGGCCGCACCCGGATCTCGGCACCAGCCCGATGCCGAACGATGCAGCATTGCTTGACGCCCTCGCTGCCTGGACCGCTAAAGATGCGCTGCTGCAGCGCATTCTCGTCGACAACCCGGCAGCGCTTTACGACTTTGCGCCGGAGGTAGGATCATGA
- a CDS encoding TRAP transporter substrate-binding protein, translating into MNNVAIATGLISFAVGVGIGLWGGGGAAVPAPAPMAGAPAAEQTAAPVRWKVASTFPSTLTLVGEGGIRFQNRLAEISGGEIALKFFEPGALVPAFEVFDAVSAGSVDAGWAASGYWAGKMPAAQVFNSVPFGPMFNELMAWMRYGEGQTLYEELYHPHNVHPLVCFFVPQDGSGWFRTEIASTEDFAGLKVRYLGFGARVLEKFGASTQIIAGGDIYTALELGTIDATEFSMPAIDYDLGFYQIAKHYYLPGWHQPANMGEFIVNLDHWNALLPRQRTLIETACSESVVDSLASGEAAQTEALKKIAAEGVTIHRWPPEMMQAFEEQWIVVAEEQAAADEGFAKVWRSLQNFRANYSDWAKLGAMD; encoded by the coding sequence ATGAACAATGTAGCAATTGCGACCGGCCTCATCAGCTTCGCGGTAGGAGTCGGGATCGGCCTTTGGGGCGGCGGCGGGGCGGCAGTGCCTGCGCCGGCGCCCATGGCTGGAGCGCCAGCAGCGGAGCAGACAGCGGCACCCGTGCGCTGGAAAGTCGCCAGCACCTTTCCCAGCACCCTGACGCTGGTAGGGGAAGGCGGTATACGCTTTCAAAACCGCCTCGCCGAGATCTCCGGCGGCGAGATCGCGCTCAAGTTCTTCGAGCCCGGCGCCCTGGTGCCAGCGTTCGAGGTCTTCGATGCGGTCTCCGCTGGCTCGGTTGATGCAGGTTGGGCGGCATCAGGCTACTGGGCCGGCAAGATGCCTGCGGCGCAGGTCTTCAATTCCGTTCCCTTCGGGCCGATGTTCAACGAGTTGATGGCCTGGATGCGCTATGGCGAGGGCCAAACGCTTTACGAAGAGCTCTACCATCCGCACAACGTCCACCCGCTGGTCTGCTTCTTCGTGCCCCAGGACGGCTCCGGCTGGTTCCGCACCGAGATCGCTTCGACCGAGGATTTTGCCGGGCTCAAGGTGCGTTATCTCGGCTTTGGTGCGCGGGTGTTGGAGAAGTTCGGCGCCTCCACCCAAATTATTGCCGGCGGCGACATCTATACTGCACTCGAACTCGGCACCATCGATGCGACCGAGTTCTCCATGCCCGCCATCGACTACGACCTCGGCTTTTACCAGATCGCCAAGCATTACTATCTGCCTGGCTGGCACCAGCCGGCCAATATGGGCGAGTTCATTGTCAATCTGGACCACTGGAACGCGCTGTTGCCACGCCAACGCACTTTGATCGAAACAGCGTGCAGCGAGTCGGTGGTGGACAGCCTAGCCTCGGGCGAGGCGGCCCAAACCGAAGCTCTCAAGAAGATAGCCGCCGAGGGCGTCACCATACACCGCTGGCCGCCCGAGATGATGCAGGCCTTCGAAGAGCAATGGATAGTGGTGGCCGAGGAACAGGCCGCGGCCGATGAGGGCTTCGCCAAGGTCTGGCGCTCGTTGCAGAACTTCCGCGCGAATTACAGCGATTGGGCCAAACTCGGGGCTATGGACTGA
- a CDS encoding shikimate dehydrogenase has protein sequence MADYVSGKTAVYAILGDPVAQVGSPGRFNALFRERNHDGVMVAMRIGADELAQGFAGLRTIGNLAGLVFTIPHKLPMVGLVDKLAPNGRLVGAINAAKPELDECWIGDMFDGRGCAAAARAKGHNLAGRSVLQVGAGGVGRAIAFAFAEAGIARLSISDLDSKRSRILADDLSSAFPAIATEVAAPRVAGHDVVVNASPLGMAESDPMPVPAADLASDMLVIDVVLLDRPTPLLATAAERGAATQNGHAMLAAQVGEIASFFGITT, from the coding sequence ATGGCGGATTACGTCAGCGGCAAGACTGCGGTCTACGCTATCCTTGGTGACCCGGTGGCGCAGGTGGGCTCGCCTGGGCGCTTCAACGCGCTGTTTCGCGAGCGCAACCATGACGGAGTGATGGTTGCTATGCGCATTGGTGCAGACGAGCTGGCGCAGGGCTTTGCTGGCCTGCGCACGATCGGCAATCTCGCTGGCCTGGTCTTCACCATCCCGCACAAGCTGCCCATGGTCGGGCTCGTCGACAAGCTAGCGCCCAATGGGCGACTGGTCGGCGCCATCAATGCGGCCAAACCGGAACTGGACGAATGCTGGATCGGCGATATGTTCGACGGTCGCGGCTGCGCCGCGGCTGCACGCGCGAAGGGTCATAATCTCGCCGGGCGCTCGGTGCTTCAGGTCGGTGCCGGCGGCGTCGGCAGGGCCATCGCTTTTGCCTTCGCCGAGGCTGGCATCGCCCGGCTCAGCATCTCGGACCTAGATTCGAAACGCTCCCGCATCCTTGCCGATGACCTGTCCTCTGCCTTTCCGGCCATCGCAACCGAAGTAGCCGCGCCACGGGTCGCCGGCCACGATGTGGTGGTCAACGCGAGCCCGCTGGGTATGGCCGAATCCGATCCCATGCCTGTACCTGCCGCTGACCTCGCCAGCGACATGCTGGTTATCGACGTGGTGTTGCTCGACCGCCCGACGCCGCTCCTCGCCACCGCCGCCGAGCGCGGCGCGGCGACGCAAAATGGCCATGCCATGCTAGCCGCTCAGGTGGGCGAGATCGCGAGTTTCTTCGGTATTACCACTTGA
- a CDS encoding glutathione S-transferase family protein, which yields MKLYMVPLAPNPTKVMLYIAERGYLGTDLGIEQVMVNTLKGHHRDPEHFARNPFCTLPVLELDDGSYLIESLAIMEYLEERFPEGALLGDDILARAHARDLERVVDLRVAIPMARYAHATKSPLGWPPDPSLAAEMEESLQSPLNYLEILLGDGRPLLTGERVSIADCTLQAALQFLRFIEADLLGGQPNLRAWDVRYRARKAAADVLKW from the coding sequence ATGAAGCTCTACATGGTGCCGCTGGCACCTAACCCGACCAAGGTGATGCTCTACATTGCCGAGCGCGGCTATCTCGGGACCGACCTCGGCATCGAGCAGGTCATGGTCAACACCCTCAAGGGGCACCACCGCGACCCTGAGCATTTTGCGCGTAATCCCTTCTGCACCCTGCCGGTGCTGGAACTCGACGACGGCTCCTACCTGATCGAGTCGCTTGCGATCATGGAATATCTCGAGGAGCGCTTCCCTGAAGGCGCTCTGCTGGGCGATGATATTCTTGCCCGCGCCCATGCCCGCGATCTCGAGCGCGTGGTCGATCTGCGCGTCGCCATCCCCATGGCAAGGTACGCGCATGCCACGAAGTCCCCCCTGGGTTGGCCGCCCGATCCTTCGTTGGCAGCTGAGATGGAAGAGTCGCTGCAATCACCGCTCAACTATCTCGAGATTCTGCTCGGCGATGGTCGACCCCTGCTGACGGGTGAGAGGGTCTCGATAGCGGATTGTACCTTGCAGGCCGCGCTGCAGTTCCTGCGCTTCATTGAAGCCGATTTACTCGGCGGGCAGCCGAATTTGCGCGCCTGGGATGTTCGCTACCGGGCTAGGAAAGCCGCTGCTGACGTCCTCAAGTGGTAA
- a CDS encoding SDR family NAD(P)-dependent oxidoreductase, with protein MKPVCLVIGAGAGIGGNVGKRFAREGYHAVLCRRTDQEGLDTLVGAIESEGASASGFLLNAIEADSIEDRVAAVETEIGPIEVVVYNLGAQIGDRALADTTDKAFEMGWRLATFGLFRVASSVCPRMEERRKGTILVTSATAAVRGNKGQHSHAAAMGGRRMLCQSLNAEFAPKGIHVAHIIIDGAVDAPDTLGRMLGPEKFQELREARGLEHDGLLLPEKVANTYFHISQQHRSAWTHEIDMRPFSDLPWWNH; from the coding sequence ATGAAACCTGTCTGTCTAGTAATCGGTGCTGGTGCCGGGATCGGCGGCAATGTCGGTAAGCGCTTTGCGCGCGAGGGCTATCATGCTGTGCTTTGCCGGCGTACTGATCAGGAGGGGTTGGACACGCTGGTAGGCGCTATCGAAAGCGAAGGCGCCTCGGCCTCAGGCTTTCTGCTTAACGCCATCGAGGCGGATAGCATCGAGGATCGGGTGGCGGCCGTTGAGACCGAAATCGGTCCGATCGAAGTTGTGGTCTACAATCTCGGCGCTCAGATCGGTGATCGGGCACTGGCCGACACCACGGACAAGGCCTTTGAGATGGGTTGGCGCCTTGCCACTTTCGGCCTCTTCCGCGTCGCCTCGAGCGTTTGCCCGCGTATGGAGGAGCGCCGTAAAGGCACTATATTAGTGACCTCGGCAACGGCCGCGGTGCGCGGAAATAAAGGACAGCACTCCCACGCGGCGGCCATGGGCGGTCGGCGCATGCTGTGTCAGTCTCTCAATGCGGAGTTCGCGCCCAAAGGCATCCACGTTGCCCATATCATCATCGACGGCGCCGTGGACGCCCCCGACACTCTTGGTCGCATGCTGGGCCCGGAGAAGTTCCAGGAGCTGCGCGAGGCCCGTGGTCTGGAGCATGACGGGCTGCTGCTGCCGGAAAAGGTAGCCAACACCTATTTTCACATCTCGCAACAGCACCGCTCGGCCTGGACGCACGAAATTGACATGCGGCCGTTCTCCGACTTGCCCTGGTGGAATCACTGA
- a CDS encoding carboxyl transferase domain-containing protein, which translates to MSWQKEVVEIERKRALALELGGEDSVARQHAKNRQTVRERIAMLVDDGSFQEIGPGAGGAERSEGGSLKSFTPANFVLGFATIDQRRCVAGGEDFTVKGGSPNEAGLRKSVYAEQLALQYRVPLIRLHEGGGGSVGGTGSTSAGPPVFSGHRFRTVAETLSAVPVATAALGPVAGLPASRLVAAHLSVMSKETAQVLVAGPAVVKRAIGEDMTKEELGGAQIHTRNGVIDNAAEDEADALGQIRHFLSYLPQNVWELPPVAPCDDPRERREEALLDIIPRERRKLYNMWTLLGLVLDHNSFFEIGAGYGRGIITGLARMNGQPVGVLANNCRYLAGAMTADGSHKVRRFVELCETFHLPVLSFVDEPGFMIGSEAEKAATIRHGTSAVLSVAACNVPWASVVVRRSFGVAQAAHYGNGAYVLAWPSSESGPLPVEGGVAVAYGREIAVAPDPEARRRELEEQLAARQSPFPRAEAFSSHDIIDPRETRARLCDWIEWTQPTLEALKGPSRFLLRP; encoded by the coding sequence ATGAGCTGGCAAAAGGAAGTTGTCGAGATCGAGCGCAAGCGCGCCCTGGCGCTCGAATTGGGTGGCGAGGATAGCGTCGCGCGCCAGCATGCAAAAAACCGCCAGACCGTGCGCGAGCGTATCGCCATGCTGGTCGACGACGGCTCGTTCCAGGAGATAGGTCCCGGCGCTGGCGGTGCGGAACGGAGCGAGGGCGGCTCGCTGAAGTCCTTCACGCCGGCGAACTTTGTGCTCGGCTTTGCCACCATAGATCAGCGCCGCTGCGTGGCCGGTGGCGAGGATTTTACGGTCAAGGGCGGTTCGCCCAACGAAGCGGGTTTGCGCAAGAGCGTCTATGCGGAACAGCTAGCCCTGCAATACCGCGTGCCGCTGATCCGCTTGCACGAGGGTGGTGGTGGCAGCGTCGGCGGTACGGGCTCAACCTCCGCCGGTCCGCCCGTCTTCTCTGGCCACCGCTTCCGCACTGTCGCCGAGACCTTATCAGCTGTGCCCGTCGCAACCGCCGCGCTTGGCCCGGTGGCGGGACTGCCCGCTTCGCGCCTGGTGGCGGCGCATCTCTCGGTGATGTCGAAGGAGACGGCACAGGTGCTAGTCGCCGGGCCCGCCGTGGTCAAGCGCGCCATCGGCGAGGACATGACTAAGGAGGAGCTCGGCGGGGCGCAGATCCACACGCGCAACGGCGTCATCGACAACGCGGCGGAAGACGAGGCCGATGCGCTCGGCCAGATCCGGCACTTCCTCTCCTACCTGCCGCAGAACGTCTGGGAGCTGCCGCCCGTCGCGCCTTGCGATGATCCGCGTGAGCGCCGCGAAGAGGCACTCTTGGACATAATTCCGCGCGAGCGGCGCAAGCTCTACAACATGTGGACACTGCTTGGACTGGTACTCGATCACAACTCATTCTTCGAGATCGGCGCTGGCTACGGACGCGGGATTATCACTGGACTTGCCCGCATGAATGGGCAACCTGTCGGTGTGTTGGCTAATAATTGCCGCTATCTCGCCGGCGCCATGACGGCGGATGGCTCCCACAAAGTACGCCGTTTTGTCGAGCTTTGCGAGACCTTCCACCTGCCCGTGCTGAGCTTTGTCGACGAGCCTGGCTTCATGATCGGCAGCGAGGCGGAGAAGGCGGCAACGATCCGCCACGGCACCAGCGCCGTGCTATCGGTGGCCGCCTGCAACGTGCCCTGGGCCTCGGTGGTGGTGCGTCGCTCGTTCGGCGTGGCGCAAGCCGCCCATTACGGTAACGGTGCCTATGTGCTCGCCTGGCCGTCGTCGGAAAGCGGTCCGCTACCCGTAGAAGGCGGCGTCGCCGTGGCTTATGGGCGCGAGATCGCCGTGGCGCCCGACCCGGAAGCGCGCCGGCGGGAACTCGAGGAGCAGCTCGCTGCGCGCCAGTCACCTTTTCCCCGCGCTGAAGCGTTTTCCAGCCACGACATCATCGATCCGCGAGAGACCCGCGCCCGGCTCTGCGACTGGATCGAATGGACCCAGCCGACGCTTGAGGCACTGAAGGGGCCGAGCCGTTTCCTGCTGAGGCCTTGA
- a CDS encoding NnrS family protein, with translation MSQVDGAARRHRATGGPALLRQGFRPFFLFAGIWAPLGLVLTFARLQGWIAVPSAFDPLAWHFHEMLYGYVAAAIAGFLLTAIPNWTGRMPLHGMPLLALASLWLAGRLAMASSGLIGAGLAGIVDVTFLAALVALVLREITSGGNWRNLPVAAIVGLFALSNLLSHAEALDWLPDDGLGKRLGIAVVIALISLIGGRITPSFTRNWLVKQDANSLPAQFGVVDRLALALTLTAVLVWVIAPDTSVGAILLAAAALASILRLVRWQGSATRCEPLLLVLHVGYLWISVGLALLALGHWLIGLPETAALHALTIGAMGTMTLAVMSRATLGHTGRALVAGPGLTAAFALISLAATSRVLAVVWDSAAQLLLMLTAASWIGAYLCFLAVCAPMLLGRK, from the coding sequence ATGAGCCAGGTTGATGGAGCAGCGCGGCGTCATAGGGCCACAGGTGGGCCGGCCCTTCTCCGCCAGGGCTTTCGCCCTTTCTTTCTCTTTGCCGGCATATGGGCGCCTCTTGGGCTGGTGCTGACCTTTGCCCGCCTGCAAGGCTGGATCGCCGTGCCCAGTGCCTTCGATCCTCTGGCTTGGCATTTTCACGAGATGCTCTACGGCTACGTCGCCGCAGCTATCGCCGGGTTCCTGTTGACCGCAATTCCCAACTGGACCGGGCGCATGCCGCTGCACGGCATGCCGTTGCTCGCACTCGCCTCGCTGTGGCTGGCTGGACGGCTGGCGATGGCAAGCTCGGGCCTCATCGGCGCAGGGTTGGCGGGAATTGTCGATGTGACCTTCCTTGCAGCGCTAGTTGCGCTGGTGCTGCGCGAAATCACCTCAGGCGGAAATTGGCGTAATCTGCCGGTTGCAGCCATCGTCGGGCTTTTCGCGTTGAGTAATCTGCTGAGCCATGCCGAGGCCCTAGACTGGCTGCCGGACGATGGCCTTGGCAAGCGGCTCGGCATTGCCGTCGTTATCGCCCTGATCTCGCTGATCGGGGGACGCATTACGCCGAGCTTCACGCGCAATTGGCTCGTCAAGCAAGATGCGAACTCCCTGCCGGCGCAATTCGGTGTCGTGGACAGGTTGGCTCTGGCATTGACACTGACGGCCGTGCTGGTCTGGGTCATCGCCCCTGACACGTCGGTCGGCGCCATTCTGCTCGCCGCTGCCGCTCTGGCCAGCATCCTGCGTCTTGTGCGTTGGCAAGGCTCTGCGACGCGCTGCGAGCCGTTGCTGCTGGTGCTGCATGTGGGCTATCTCTGGATCTCGGTCGGCCTTGCTCTGCTGGCGTTGGGCCATTGGCTGATCGGGCTGCCCGAAACCGCGGCGTTGCACGCGCTTACCATCGGTGCCATGGGCACGATGACGCTGGCGGTGATGAGTCGCGCTACCCTCGGCCACACGGGGCGGGCGCTAGTGGCGGGACCGGGCCTGACCGCAGCCTTCGCGCTGATCTCCCTAGCCGCGACCAGCCGTGTCCTGGCCGTGGTCTGGGACAGTGCCGCACAGCTGCTACTGATGCTGACGGCGGCAAGCTGGATCGGCGCCTACCTGTGTTTTCTGGCAGTATGCGCGCCGATGCTGCTGGGCAGGAAATAG
- a CDS encoding class I SAM-dependent methyltransferase codes for MDEDDKHQRWKRYYASTSERPPRKTLLLALERFRAEGLHGGCAIDLGCGSGRDTIALLRLGWRVLAIDAEPEAFAALGAREDLPVDAALETRINRFEDEDLPPADLINSSFALPLVPPQDFPRLWQNICGALRPGGRVSTQFFGPKDEWHGDPTITFHTRAEAEARLDGLEVEMLDEEEDESPTPRGKTKHWHLFHIVARRAP; via the coding sequence ATGGACGAAGACGACAAGCACCAGCGCTGGAAGCGCTATTACGCCAGCACCAGCGAGCGGCCGCCGCGCAAGACGCTGTTGCTGGCGCTGGAGCGCTTTCGCGCCGAGGGCCTGCACGGCGGGTGCGCCATCGATCTCGGCTGCGGCAGTGGCCGGGACACCATCGCCTTGCTGCGCCTGGGCTGGCGGGTGCTCGCGATTGATGCTGAGCCGGAAGCCTTCGCGGCGCTCGGCGCCCGTGAGGATTTGCCGGTGGACGCGGCGTTGGAGACGCGCATCAACCGCTTCGAGGACGAAGACCTGCCGCCCGCCGACTTGATCAACTCGAGCTTCGCGCTGCCTCTGGTGCCACCGCAAGATTTTCCGCGGCTCTGGCAGAATATTTGCGGCGCGCTGCGCCCCGGTGGGCGTGTTTCGACCCAGTTTTTTGGCCCCAAGGACGAATGGCACGGCGATCCCACTATCACCTTTCACACGCGAGCCGAGGCTGAGGCACGTCTCGATGGCCTGGAGGTCGAGATGCTCGACGAGGAAGAGGACGAATCGCCGACTCCGCGGGGCAAGACCAAGCATTGGCACCTTTTCCACATCGTCGCGCGACGAGCGCCATGA
- a CDS encoding NAD-dependent protein deacylase, giving the protein MPDADLERLSDMLAGAARVVAFTGAGISTESGIPDFRSPGGIWDKFRPIDFREFMASEDARREAWRRKFEIDPTLSAAEPNRGHRAVASLMRSGKVTAVITQNIDGLHQAAGAEGDRVIELHGNTTYARCLNCGERYELVPIREAFLGEGTLPTCKACGGIVKTATISFGQAMPEAALRAAEEATLTCDLFLAVGSSLVVYPAAGFPVLAKRNGAALVILNREPTDLDGHADLVLNRKIGDTLGTVANVN; this is encoded by the coding sequence ATGCCCGATGCCGATCTTGAGCGCCTGAGCGACATGCTTGCCGGCGCCGCGCGCGTGGTGGCTTTCACCGGCGCTGGCATCAGCACCGAATCCGGCATTCCAGACTTCCGCAGCCCGGGCGGCATCTGGGACAAGTTCCGCCCCATCGACTTCCGCGAGTTCATGGCTTCCGAGGACGCGCGGCGCGAAGCCTGGCGACGCAAGTTCGAGATTGACCCCACCTTATCCGCCGCCGAGCCCAATCGCGGCCATCGCGCCGTCGCCTCGCTGATGCGCAGCGGCAAGGTGACTGCGGTGATCACCCAGAACATCGACGGCCTGCACCAGGCCGCAGGCGCCGAAGGTGACCGGGTTATCGAGCTGCACGGCAATACCACCTACGCCCGCTGCCTAAACTGCGGCGAGCGTTACGAGCTGGTGCCGATCCGGGAGGCCTTTCTGGGCGAGGGTACCCTACCGACCTGCAAGGCCTGTGGCGGCATCGTCAAGACCGCAACCATCTCCTTCGGCCAGGCCATGCCTGAGGCAGCCTTACGTGCCGCCGAAGAGGCAACACTCACCTGCGATCTGTTCCTCGCCGTAGGCTCATCGCTGGTGGTCTACCCGGCCGCCGGCTTTCCGGTGCTCGCCAAGCGCAACGGCGCGGCTCTTGTTATCCTCAACCGGGAGCCCACCGACCTCGACGGCCACGCCGACCTGGTACTCAACAGGAAGATTGGTGACACTCTGGGGACTGTGGCGAACGTGAACTAG
- the gmd gene encoding GDP-mannose 4,6-dehydratase → MADKVALITGVTGQDGSLLAELLLDKGYVVHGIKRRSSSFNTQRVDHLYVDPHTEDTRFLMHYGDMTDATNLIRILQEVQPDEIYNLAAQSHVQVSFETPEYTANADALGTLRLLEAMRILGLGDSTRFYQASTSELYGNAAPPQSETTPFQPRSPYAAAKLYGYWITVNYRQAYGLHASNGILFNHESPVRGETFVTRKITQAVAAIAAGIQETLYLGNLDAKRDWGHARDYVDGMWRMMQQNEPDDYVLATGEAHSVREFVGLAFEVAGTRIAWQGKGLEEIGTDANSGHVLVRVDARYFRPTEVDHLFGDPSKAERVLGWKATITLREMVQEMIKADQAALAEG, encoded by the coding sequence ATGGCCGACAAGGTTGCATTGATCACCGGTGTCACGGGCCAGGACGGCTCGTTGCTGGCCGAGCTGCTGCTGGACAAGGGTTATGTGGTGCATGGTATCAAACGGCGCTCGTCGTCATTCAACACCCAGCGCGTCGACCATCTCTATGTGGACCCGCATACGGAGGACACGCGCTTCCTCATGCATTACGGCGACATGACCGACGCCACCAACCTGATTCGCATCTTGCAGGAAGTGCAGCCCGACGAGATTTACAATCTCGCCGCCCAGAGCCACGTCCAGGTGAGTTTCGAAACTCCAGAATATACTGCCAATGCTGACGCGCTTGGCACGCTACGCCTGCTGGAGGCGATGCGCATTCTTGGCCTTGGCGACAGCACGCGGTTTTATCAGGCCTCTACCTCTGAGCTTTACGGCAACGCGGCCCCGCCGCAAAGCGAGACCACACCCTTTCAGCCCCGCAGTCCCTATGCCGCGGCTAAGCTCTATGGCTACTGGATCACCGTCAACTACCGCCAGGCCTATGGCCTGCATGCCTCGAACGGCATTCTCTTCAACCACGAGAGTCCCGTGCGCGGTGAGACCTTCGTTACACGCAAGATCACCCAGGCAGTGGCCGCCATCGCCGCCGGCATTCAGGAGACGCTTTATCTCGGCAATCTCGATGCCAAGCGAGACTGGGGTCATGCGCGCGATTATGTCGACGGCATGTGGCGCATGATGCAGCAGAATGAACCGGACGATTACGTGCTGGCGACCGGCGAAGCGCACTCGGTACGTGAGTTCGTCGGTCTCGCTTTCGAGGTCGCCGGAACACGTATTGCTTGGCAAGGCAAGGGCTTGGAAGAGATCGGCACGGATGCCAACAGCGGCCACGTTCTGGTTCGCGTCGACGCCCGGTATTTTCGCCCCACCGAAGTAGATCATCTATTCGGCGATCCGAGCAAAGCGGAGCGGGTGCTCGGCTGGAAAGCAACGATAACATTGCGCGAGATGGTGCAGGAAATGATCAAAGCGGATCAGGCAGCACTGGCCGAAGGATGA